A stretch of Alkalicella caledoniensis DNA encodes these proteins:
- a CDS encoding Nif3-like dinuclear metal center hexameric protein — MNTKEIMDLALELAGLTEVPEDSGIIVEGENIKKLAIGVDMELAEMMLAKELGADLVITHHPKGGNPALNLHKVMKAQIDRMVLAGVPINKAQKVLAEKVGQVERALHVSNYDRAISAAKLLKMPFMGVHTPTDILAENKVQTHLDNALKDNPKAKLDDVIKALEELPEYQKTLAKPVIRVGGKDDYAGKVFVTMAGGTGGGASVAKAYFDAGVGTLVCMHIPEDVIKAVKEQNIGNVIVAGHMASDSVGINEFIAALEAKGLEVIRMSGVIDPK; from the coding sequence ATGAACACTAAGGAAATTATGGATTTAGCTTTAGAGTTAGCTGGTTTAACTGAGGTACCTGAGGATTCCGGTATTATCGTTGAAGGAGAGAACATTAAGAAGTTAGCTATTGGTGTAGACATGGAACTTGCTGAAATGATGCTTGCTAAAGAGCTAGGTGCAGACCTTGTAATCACTCATCATCCTAAGGGTGGCAATCCTGCACTAAACCTTCATAAAGTAATGAAGGCTCAAATAGATCGCATGGTTTTAGCTGGTGTTCCTATCAACAAAGCACAAAAGGTATTAGCTGAAAAAGTGGGTCAAGTGGAGAGAGCTCTTCATGTATCTAACTATGACAGAGCTATTTCAGCAGCTAAGCTTTTAAAAATGCCTTTTATGGGTGTACATACACCAACGGACATCCTTGCTGAAAACAAGGTTCAAACTCACCTAGACAATGCTTTAAAAGACAACCCAAAAGCTAAACTTGATGATGTTATCAAAGCACTAGAAGAACTACCAGAATACCAAAAAACTTTAGCAAAGCCTGTTATACGTGTAGGTGGTAAAGACGACTATGCTGGCAAGGTATTTGTAACCATGGCTGGTGGTACAGGCGGTGGAGCAAGTGTTGCAAAAGCATACTTTGATGCAGGTGTAGGTACATTAGTTTGCATGCATATACCAGAAGATGTAATTAAAGCAGTAAAAGAGCAAAATATCGGAAATGTTATAGTAGCAGGCCACATGGCATCAGACTCAGTGGGTATTAACGAGTTCATAGCTGCACTAGAAGCTAAAGGACTAGAAGTTATCAGGATGTCAGGAGTAATCGACCCTAAGTAA
- a CDS encoding Tex family protein yields MDIIKLVSKQTKVSEKQVQQTVALLEEGNTVPFIARYRKEMTGGLTEEDIRLVQETYDYQKGLQERKEEVHRLIEEQGKLTQELAEKITKATKLQQLEDIYRPFRPKRNTRASIAKELGLEPLAQMLLEQAVSWEELAQPFVNEKVEDIEKALQGAKDIIAEMITDLPENREFSRGFVFDRGTIETVAVDKEAQSPYEMYYEYSEPIKKLPPHRVMAMDRAEKEKFIKVSLILDKDSLVRDLWNRNLSKAPTTNEQQLKDALEDGVSRLLLPSVERDIRRGLTDNAQEAACKVFTANLKSLLLQPPTRNIVVLGLDPAYRTGCKLAVVDSTGKVLDISVIYPTPPRNQKEEGKKKILEFVDKYGITVIAIGNGTASRESAEFVAEFIGERENLSYTIVDEAGASVYSASPLAKEEYPDLDVAERSAISIARRLQDPLAELVRIPPQSIGVGQYQHDVDQKRLASLLGGVVEDCVNNVGADLNTASPSLLSYIAGIKPAQAKAIVKVREELGAFKARKDILKVPRLGKATYEQCAGFLRIKEGVEPLDSTSVHPESYEAAEKLIEILGYTKEELAKRGGLPGIRGKVSENEQRDLAGKLGIGVPTLVDILTSLEKPGLDPRESLPKPLFLSGVLKLEDLHEGMIVKGTVRNVVDFGAFVDIGVKEAGLIHISEMSEKFIKHPLEVVTVGDTVEARVIGVDPGKRRIALSLKGVI; encoded by the coding sequence GTGGACATTATAAAACTAGTATCAAAGCAGACAAAGGTTAGTGAAAAGCAAGTTCAACAAACAGTAGCTCTTTTAGAGGAGGGGAACACAGTCCCTTTTATTGCCCGTTATCGTAAAGAAATGACTGGTGGATTAACAGAAGAGGACATCCGTTTAGTTCAAGAGACCTATGACTATCAAAAAGGTCTTCAAGAGCGTAAAGAAGAAGTACATAGACTTATAGAAGAACAAGGGAAGTTAACACAGGAGCTAGCTGAAAAGATAACAAAGGCAACCAAACTACAGCAACTAGAAGATATATATAGGCCCTTTAGACCAAAAAGAAACACAAGGGCTAGTATAGCAAAAGAGCTAGGGTTAGAGCCACTGGCACAAATGCTTCTTGAACAAGCAGTGTCTTGGGAAGAACTGGCTCAACCATTTGTTAACGAAAAAGTGGAAGATATAGAAAAAGCCCTTCAAGGTGCTAAAGATATAATAGCAGAGATGATAACAGACCTTCCTGAGAACAGGGAGTTTTCCAGGGGCTTTGTCTTTGATAGGGGAACCATAGAAACCGTAGCAGTTGATAAAGAAGCTCAATCCCCCTATGAAATGTATTATGAGTATAGTGAGCCTATCAAAAAGTTACCACCCCATAGGGTCATGGCAATGGATAGGGCAGAAAAAGAGAAATTCATCAAAGTATCCCTAATACTTGATAAAGACTCCTTAGTAAGGGATCTTTGGAATAGAAATTTATCAAAGGCACCTACAACAAATGAACAGCAGCTAAAAGATGCACTAGAAGATGGTGTAAGTCGTTTGCTTCTCCCATCGGTGGAGAGGGATATCAGACGCGGTCTTACAGACAATGCTCAAGAAGCAGCCTGCAAGGTATTTACAGCTAATTTAAAATCCTTACTACTGCAACCTCCAACGAGAAACATTGTTGTACTAGGTCTTGATCCAGCCTACAGAACAGGCTGTAAGCTTGCAGTTGTAGATAGTACTGGTAAAGTATTGGATATAAGTGTCATATATCCTACACCTCCTAGAAACCAAAAGGAGGAAGGTAAAAAGAAGATACTAGAATTTGTTGATAAATATGGTATTACTGTAATTGCCATAGGCAATGGTACAGCTAGTCGTGAAAGTGCTGAGTTCGTAGCAGAGTTCATAGGTGAGAGAGAAAATTTATCTTACACCATAGTGGATGAAGCAGGAGCCAGTGTTTACTCTGCATCACCACTGGCCAAGGAAGAATATCCTGATTTAGACGTGGCAGAAAGAAGTGCCATATCCATAGCGAGAAGGCTACAAGATCCTTTGGCAGAGCTTGTAAGGATTCCTCCACAATCTATTGGAGTAGGGCAATATCAACATGATGTGGATCAAAAAAGGTTGGCGTCACTATTAGGTGGAGTAGTGGAAGATTGCGTTAATAACGTGGGTGCAGACTTAAACACAGCAAGTCCCTCACTACTAAGTTATATTGCAGGCATTAAACCTGCTCAAGCTAAAGCCATAGTAAAAGTCCGTGAAGAACTGGGGGCATTTAAAGCTAGAAAGGATATTTTGAAGGTTCCCAGACTTGGAAAAGCAACATATGAGCAATGTGCTGGTTTCTTAAGGATTAAAGAAGGTGTGGAACCACTTGATTCTACATCGGTTCATCCAGAGTCCTATGAGGCAGCTGAAAAACTTATAGAGATACTAGGTTACACAAAAGAAGAATTAGCAAAAAGGGGAGGCTTACCAGGAATAAGGGGTAAGGTTTCTGAAAATGAGCAACGTGACTTAGCCGGAAAACTTGGAATAGGTGTACCTACTTTAGTAGACATACTTACATCTTTAGAGAAGCCTGGCCTTGACCCCCGTGAAAGCTTGCCTAAGCCTCTGTTTTTATCTGGAGTACTTAAACTAGAGGATTTACATGAGGGAATGATTGTAAAGGGAACTGTAAGAAATGTAGTAGACTTCGGAGCCTTTGTGGATATTGGTGTGAAGGAAGCTGGATTAATCCACATATCAGAGATGTCAGAGAAATTTATTAAACATCCTTTGGAAGTAGTAACTGTGGGAGATACAGTTGAAGCGAGAGTTATAGGGGTAGACCCAGGAAAAAGAAGAATAGCCTTGAGTTTAAAAGGAGTTATCTAA
- a CDS encoding DUF362 domain-containing protein, translating into MSKVSITRSHSYDPQDVSRALKNGFELLGGIEQYIKPGQKVLLKVNVLAATSPEQNVTTHPEVIGQMIDILKEHGCEVWVGDSSGGNNQTGNPTGRALKVTGIAEVVESRGAKLLNFDSTGFEIKKGGKVFKELYIAKPIFEADVVISMAKFKTHGLTLLTGGVKNMFGVVPGRAKANYHKEAQTIEKFCTGLLELYKEVKPHLTVVDGIEGMEGNGPSAGTTKKAGVIVISPDAISADRVLGEILPCKFEDVLTTYYGHKMGLGQGDINKIEVLGEQISDLNITPFKLPNTKLVSSLPGFLTSWAVNMMKVVPEIEPECVGCSFCINSCPVDAMALSENNKAIIDYSKCISCYCCHELCPKKTIELRHANRMGKVVAKLMNKRL; encoded by the coding sequence ATGTCTAAGGTTTCAATTACAAGGTCCCATAGCTATGACCCACAAGACGTAAGTAGAGCTCTAAAGAATGGTTTTGAACTACTTGGGGGCATAGAGCAATACATAAAGCCAGGTCAGAAGGTTTTGCTAAAGGTCAATGTCTTAGCTGCCACTTCTCCTGAACAAAATGTCACTACACACCCAGAAGTTATAGGACAAATGATAGATATCTTAAAAGAACATGGATGTGAAGTATGGGTTGGTGATAGCTCAGGTGGAAATAATCAGACAGGTAATCCCACGGGCAGAGCACTTAAAGTTACAGGTATTGCAGAAGTGGTGGAAAGCCGAGGTGCTAAACTACTGAATTTTGACAGTACAGGATTTGAAATCAAAAAAGGCGGAAAGGTCTTTAAAGAACTATATATAGCAAAACCAATATTTGAGGCAGATGTGGTAATATCCATGGCAAAGTTTAAAACCCATGGTTTAACCCTACTGACAGGTGGGGTAAAAAACATGTTCGGGGTAGTGCCAGGAAGAGCAAAGGCAAACTACCATAAAGAAGCTCAAACCATAGAGAAGTTCTGCACGGGACTACTAGAGTTATATAAAGAAGTAAAACCTCACCTTACCGTTGTTGATGGGATAGAAGGAATGGAAGGTAACGGACCTTCTGCAGGAACAACAAAAAAGGCTGGTGTAATAGTTATTTCACCTGATGCAATAAGTGCAGATAGAGTACTTGGGGAAATATTACCCTGTAAATTTGAAGATGTCTTGACTACGTATTATGGCCACAAAATGGGTCTAGGACAAGGGGACATAAACAAAATTGAGGTGCTAGGCGAGCAAATTAGCGATCTAAACATAACACCCTTTAAATTACCCAACACTAAATTAGTGTCATCACTACCGGGTTTTTTAACAAGCTGGGCAGTAAATATGATGAAGGTGGTTCCTGAGATAGAGCCGGAGTGTGTGGGGTGTAGCTTTTGCATAAATAGCTGCCCTGTGGATGCCATGGCTCTATCAGAAAACAATAAAGCCATTATTGATTATTCAAAGTGTATTAGCTGCTATTGCTGTCATGAACTATGCCCTAAGAAAACCATAGAACTTAGACATGCAAATAGAATGGGTAAAGTGGTGGCAAAGCTTATGAATAAAAGGTTATAA
- a CDS encoding asparaginase produces MAEVLVEIRRGQLVESYHRGHIAVVNSDGELVSSVGDPNFLSYWRSSAKPIQALPVVESGAMEKWGITKKELALFCASHSGEDFHVDTVLEILRKIGVEQKELRCGSHLPYNKEASAKIVQGGQSPTSVHCNCSGKHSGMLVVCKEKGYPLDDYTELKHPLQKELLDVIADFCKYPKEEIVVGIDGCGVPVYGLPVYNWALAYAFLADPTKLEESRKEAVETITDAMVQFPEMVGGSDRICTDLMRVGKGNLIAKAGAEGVYCVGIKDKKLGFAIKMEDGSPRGRGPAVIETLRQLGALDDQQLEELKHHHLPENRNHRKDLCGVVKPIFKLK; encoded by the coding sequence ATGGCTGAGGTTTTAGTTGAAATACGAAGGGGACAACTTGTAGAAAGCTACCACAGAGGGCATATTGCTGTAGTAAACAGTGATGGAGAACTTGTTTCTTCTGTAGGTGATCCTAACTTTCTAAGCTATTGGAGATCATCAGCAAAGCCGATACAGGCACTTCCAGTTGTTGAAAGTGGTGCCATGGAAAAATGGGGAATTACTAAAAAAGAGCTGGCATTGTTCTGTGCATCACATAGTGGGGAAGATTTCCATGTGGATACAGTGCTAGAAATCCTCAGGAAGATTGGTGTGGAGCAAAAGGAACTGCGCTGTGGTAGCCATCTTCCATATAATAAGGAAGCATCGGCAAAGATCGTGCAAGGGGGGCAGTCCCCCACAAGTGTTCACTGTAATTGTTCAGGAAAACACTCTGGCATGTTAGTTGTCTGCAAGGAAAAAGGCTATCCCCTAGATGATTATACTGAACTTAAACATCCCCTCCAAAAGGAGTTATTGGATGTCATAGCAGATTTTTGTAAGTACCCAAAAGAAGAGATCGTCGTTGGTATAGATGGATGTGGAGTTCCTGTATACGGCTTGCCAGTATATAACTGGGCACTAGCCTACGCTTTTTTAGCAGATCCCACAAAACTTGAAGAATCAAGAAAAGAAGCCGTAGAAACAATAACAGATGCAATGGTACAGTTCCCAGAAATGGTAGGGGGAAGTGATAGAATCTGTACAGATCTTATGCGTGTAGGAAAAGGGAACCTAATAGCAAAAGCAGGTGCAGAAGGAGTATACTGCGTTGGCATTAAAGATAAAAAGCTAGGTTTCGCCATAAAGATGGAAGATGGCTCCCCACGGGGAAGAGGACCAGCTGTCATTGAAACATTGAGACAACTAGGCGCCTTAGATGACCAGCAGCTTGAAGAATTAAAACACCACCACTTACCAGAAAACAGAAACCACAGGAAAGATTTGTGTGGTGTTGTAAAGCCCATATTTAAGTTAAAATAA
- a CDS encoding type II toxin-antitoxin system PemK/MazF family toxin encodes MSVKRGDVYYADLSPVVGSEQGGIRPVLVIQNDVGNRYSPTVIVAAITSQIQKAKLPTHVEVEAAKYGLEKDSVILLEQIRTIDKQRLNEKVAHIGEDKMVRINEALQISLALIEF; translated from the coding sequence ATGTCTGTTAAAAGAGGAGATGTTTATTACGCAGACTTAAGCCCCGTTGTTGGATCAGAACAAGGGGGAATTAGACCTGTTTTAGTAATTCAAAATGATGTGGGTAATAGATACAGCCCAACTGTAATTGTAGCAGCAATAACTTCACAGATACAAAAAGCAAAATTGCCTACCCATGTAGAGGTAGAGGCTGCTAAATACGGCTTAGAGAAAGATTCGGTTATTTTACTAGAACAAATTAGAACCATAGATAAGCAAAGATTGAATGAAAAAGTGGCACATATCGGTGAGGATAAAATGGTTAGAATAAATGAAGCCTTACAAATAAGCTTAGCCTTGATAGAGTTCTAA
- a CDS encoding CopG family ribbon-helix-helix protein: MAETRRVMISVPDNLLQELDIIVKRDKLNRSQLIREAVKLYIGERYNKQRSIVNKELMQRGYVEMSEINLNLANEALNAENEAVNVVEQMVCGA, from the coding sequence ATGGCAGAAACTCGACGGGTTATGATAAGTGTGCCTGATAATTTATTACAGGAATTAGATATAATTGTAAAAAGGGATAAGCTGAATCGCAGCCAACTTATTAGGGAGGCGGTAAAATTGTATATCGGTGAGAGATACAATAAACAACGCAGCATAGTTAACAAAGAACTTATGCAAAGAGGATATGTTGAAATGTCCGAAATAAACCTAAACTTAGCAAACGAAGCATTAAACGCAGAAAATGAAGCAGTAAATGTAGTTGAACAAATGGTCTGTGGGGCGTGA
- the alr gene encoding alanine racemase, with the protein MFRPTVAEIDLDNIIHNIKELTCHLPQCTKTLAVVKADGYGHGSVEVAKAAIKAGVGFLAVALVEEGIQLRESGIKDIPILILGFTPPSSVEQLEKYKLTPTIYNMELAKHINETCKNKIKVHIKVDTGMNRLGIQPEKVNSFLLELAKMDNIDVEGIFTHYATADERDNPYSKSQFHKFKEILKDLPYKIPIKHIANSAGVMENLTDEGFDMVRLGIAMYGLYPSHEQVDSHITLKPALSLKTRIAHIKTVDKGTSISYGITYKTKDIAEIATLPLGYADGYFRSFSNKGYVFIHGKKAPVVGRVCMDYIMVDVTAADAKLGDEVIIYAREGENTVDNMASLIGTINYELVCAISKRVPRIYKGLQV; encoded by the coding sequence ATGTTTAGGCCAACAGTAGCTGAAATCGATTTGGACAACATTATTCACAACATAAAAGAGCTCACTTGTCATTTGCCCCAATGCACGAAAACCTTGGCAGTTGTAAAGGCAGATGGATATGGTCATGGGAGTGTGGAAGTTGCAAAGGCTGCCATAAAGGCCGGAGTAGGTTTTTTAGCCGTTGCACTTGTGGAAGAGGGTATCCAGTTAAGGGAAAGTGGAATAAAGGATATACCTATTTTAATTTTAGGATTTACACCACCTTCCAGTGTAGAGCAACTTGAAAAATATAAACTAACACCAACAATTTATAATATGGAATTAGCTAAGCATATAAATGAAACCTGTAAAAATAAAATTAAAGTTCATATTAAAGTTGACACTGGAATGAACAGATTGGGAATTCAACCTGAAAAAGTTAATTCTTTTTTATTAGAATTAGCAAAAATGGATAATATAGATGTAGAAGGGATTTTTACCCACTATGCTACAGCTGATGAAAGAGACAATCCTTATTCTAAGAGTCAGTTTCATAAATTTAAAGAAATATTAAAAGATTTACCGTATAAAATCCCAATTAAACACATAGCTAATAGTGCAGGGGTTATGGAAAATCTCACTGACGAAGGTTTTGATATGGTTAGGCTAGGAATCGCTATGTACGGGCTATACCCCTCACACGAACAAGTGGATAGCCACATAACTTTAAAACCGGCTTTATCTCTTAAAACAAGAATTGCCCACATAAAAACAGTTGATAAGGGTACATCTATAAGCTATGGAATTACCTACAAGACCAAGGATATAGCTGAAATAGCAACACTACCCTTGGGTTATGCTGATGGATATTTTAGAAGTTTCTCCAATAAAGGATATGTTTTTATCCATGGAAAGAAAGCACCTGTTGTGGGTAGGGTATGTATGGATTACATCATGGTTGATGTAACTGCTGCAGATGCAAAGCTAGGTGATGAGGTGATTATCTACGCCCGGGAAGGGGAAAACACAGTAGATAATATGGCCTCCCTGATAGGGACAATCAACTATGAATTAGTATGTGCCATATCAAAGCGTGTTCCAAGAATTTACAAAGGTTTACAAGTCTAA
- a CDS encoding CBS domain-containing protein: protein MLVKDVFNKSVISINKKATIEEATQLMMEKRVGGLPVVDDENSIVGMLTEKDIIARHKEIMPVPHVDVLGVFFYLEDPGRANKEFKRALAVMVEDAMSTPVYSVSPEDEIDVVLELMVTQGYNRIPVEENGELVGIIAREDLLKSLVTKQ from the coding sequence ATGTTAGTAAAAGACGTGTTTAACAAAAGTGTAATAAGTATCAATAAAAAGGCTACAATTGAAGAAGCCACGCAACTTATGATGGAGAAAAGAGTTGGAGGACTACCTGTAGTGGATGATGAAAATTCCATAGTGGGCATGTTAACTGAAAAGGACATAATAGCTCGTCATAAAGAGATTATGCCAGTGCCCCATGTGGATGTATTAGGTGTATTCTTTTACCTTGAAGATCCTGGTAGGGCAAATAAAGAATTTAAAAGAGCCCTAGCAGTGATGGTGGAAGATGCCATGTCTACTCCAGTTTATTCTGTATCTCCTGAAGATGAAATAGACGTGGTTTTGGAACTGATGGTTACCCAAGGGTATAACAGGATACCTGTTGAAGAAAATGGGGAATTAGTTGGAATAATTGCTAGAGAAGATCTTTTAAAAAGTTTAGTTACTAAACAATAG
- a CDS encoding NAD(P)H-hydrate dehydratase has translation MKVFKPGDIKHIDNLCVDKYQIPTLILMEHAGIKISEEIQKKFNKESKVLIMAGKGNNGGDGLVVARLLYNLGYKVKVLYLGNYKTGDSKINFDILNSLDVYKTNSIADLGELLLWSEVVVDAIFGVGFRGNLVQEYIDIFSMINNSKRYVISVDVPSGLGSSNYTFNNIVVKANKTVTLGCLKENLLLPTGRENSGELVVSDIGLPKDLMEQFEVSTFLITPNMAKELLPKRVENSHKGTYGTGLIVGGSLGMSGAVILAAQAALKSGIGLLYTLVSEKLVDVIENNCIESITIPMPKGLIELDKYLKNTKSVAIGPGLSTENNEVLFLYFVENYKGSMVIDGDGLNLLANLKLHDLICENHVLTPHPKEMSRLTGLTVEEITSDPITVAREFSVKHNCTLVLKGSTTCIATKDGDVYLNTTGNNGLATGGSGDVLAGLIMSFMAQGLSQDEAAILGVYLHGLTADIISEGKGYYSLLPSDIPKELHKGFKKIQKG, from the coding sequence ATGAAGGTTTTCAAGCCTGGAGATATTAAGCATATAGATAATTTATGTGTAGATAAATATCAAATACCCACACTTATACTTATGGAACATGCTGGTATAAAGATATCTGAAGAGATTCAAAAAAAATTTAATAAAGAATCAAAGGTATTAATTATGGCAGGTAAAGGGAATAACGGTGGGGATGGTTTAGTTGTGGCAAGACTGCTATATAATTTAGGCTACAAAGTTAAGGTACTGTATTTAGGAAATTATAAAACAGGTGATTCAAAAATCAATTTTGATATATTAAACTCCCTTGATGTATACAAAACTAACTCCATTGCTGATTTGGGCGAATTATTATTATGGAGCGAGGTTGTTGTAGACGCTATTTTTGGTGTGGGTTTTAGAGGTAACCTAGTACAAGAATACATAGATATTTTTTCAATGATTAATAATAGTAAAAGATATGTTATTAGTGTGGATGTACCCTCAGGTTTAGGAAGCAGTAATTATACTTTCAATAACATAGTAGTAAAAGCCAACAAAACTGTAACACTGGGATGTTTAAAAGAAAATCTTCTCCTTCCCACAGGAAGAGAAAACTCTGGTGAACTGGTAGTTTCAGATATCGGGCTGCCTAAAGACCTTATGGAACAATTTGAAGTAAGTACATTCCTTATAACTCCCAATATGGCAAAGGAATTACTGCCTAAAAGGGTAGAAAATAGCCATAAAGGTACCTATGGTACGGGGCTGATAGTGGGAGGCAGTTTGGGGATGTCAGGAGCTGTAATATTAGCTGCTCAAGCTGCTTTAAAGTCAGGAATAGGATTGTTATATACACTGGTTAGTGAAAAACTTGTGGATGTAATAGAGAACAACTGTATTGAATCCATAACTATACCTATGCCTAAAGGTTTAATTGAACTAGACAAATACTTAAAGAATACAAAAAGCGTAGCCATAGGGCCAGGCTTATCCACAGAAAATAACGAAGTATTGTTTTTGTATTTTGTTGAAAACTATAAAGGTAGCATGGTTATAGATGGTGACGGCTTGAATTTATTAGCTAACCTAAAATTACATGATTTAATCTGTGAAAATCATGTGTTAACTCCCCACCCTAAAGAAATGTCCAGACTAACAGGTTTAACAGTGGAGGAGATAACTAGCGATCCAATTACTGTGGCTAGGGAGTTTAGTGTGAAGCATAACTGTACCTTAGTTCTTAAGGGTAGCACTACCTGTATAGCAACTAAAGATGGTGATGTTTACTTAAACACCACTGGAAATAATGGTTTAGCCACTGGAGGTAGTGGAGATGTTTTAGCAGGCCTTATTATGTCATTTATGGCCCAGGGACTAAGTCAGGATGAAGCAGCAATTTTAGGTGTATATTTGCATGGTCTAACTGCAGATATTATATCTGAGGGTAAAGGTTACTATAGCTTATTGCCATCGGATATTCCAAAGGAGCTACATAAAGGTTTCAAAAAGATTCAAAAGGGGTGA
- a CDS encoding holo-ACP synthase encodes MIIGVGVDLIEISRIKKVVEARGDKLLERLFTERELEVMSRKHETIAGRFAAKEAVVKALGVGIGIISWKDIEIIKDKLGKPKIYLTGAAARRRKTMGIIKMHLSISHSKSQAVAYVVAEG; translated from the coding sequence GTGATCATAGGGGTAGGTGTAGATTTAATTGAAATTAGTAGAATAAAAAAGGTGGTTGAGGCCCGTGGGGATAAACTATTAGAAAGGTTATTTACAGAGAGGGAATTAGAAGTTATGTCCAGAAAACACGAGACAATCGCCGGTAGATTTGCAGCAAAGGAAGCAGTTGTTAAAGCATTAGGTGTAGGTATAGGTATAATTAGTTGGAAGGACATAGAAATAATTAAAGATAAGCTAGGCAAGCCTAAGATTTACTTAACTGGTGCAGCTGCTAGAAGAAGAAAAACCATGGGAATTATAAAAATGCACCTTTCTATTAGCCACTCTAAATCTCAAGCTGTGGCCTATGTAGTGGCAGAGGGCTAA
- a CDS encoding DUF4097 family beta strand repeat-containing protein, whose protein sequence is MRKICVYLIVLVLFLLSGCTINNVIFSEEQASGTLQSSELLSGEIVVENRNGSVKVEKWDEDYVKVDYEKKVNSFIEADLKNYLDKTTVELINAENSVTIKTSLPRITNGGVSVSIKIYVPKNVHLDITTTNGSITVNSGIVGDVKLKSSNGGININGLTGKLDLDTSNGSIKLSDIEGSGSVNTSNGSIYFDSSLEVGDITLNTSNGKIDVDLQNPVGDKYKLKTSNGNITVKIPADIGFHLDASTTNGTIKSNLDGISGRNVEEEINGGGFRLDMETTNGTININSK, encoded by the coding sequence GTGAGAAAAATTTGTGTGTACTTAATTGTTCTAGTCTTATTTTTATTAAGTGGGTGTACTATCAACAATGTTATTTTCAGCGAAGAGCAAGCCAGTGGAACCTTGCAAAGTAGCGAGTTACTATCTGGTGAAATAGTTGTGGAAAATAGAAATGGTAGCGTCAAGGTAGAAAAATGGGATGAAGACTACGTAAAGGTGGATTATGAAAAGAAAGTTAATAGTTTTATAGAAGCAGACCTAAAAAATTATTTAGACAAAACTACAGTTGAACTTATAAATGCTGAGAATTCAGTTACTATAAAGACGAGCCTGCCTAGAATTACAAATGGTGGAGTTAGCGTTTCTATAAAAATTTATGTACCTAAAAATGTTCACTTAGATATAACTACCACCAATGGAAGCATAACAGTAAACTCCGGTATAGTTGGGGATGTTAAATTGAAGAGTAGTAATGGTGGCATAAATATTAATGGACTAACGGGGAAGCTGGACTTAGATACCAGCAACGGAAGTATAAAATTAAGTGACATAGAAGGTAGTGGTAGTGTTAACACATCTAATGGTAGTATATATTTTGACTCATCTTTAGAGGTAGGAGATATAACACTTAACACTAGTAATGGGAAAATTGATGTGGATCTGCAAAACCCCGTTGGTGATAAGTACAAACTGAAAACCAGTAATGGTAATATAACTGTTAAAATACCTGCTGATATTGGATTCCACTTAGATGCAAGCACCACTAATGGTACCATAAAATCAAACCTTGATGGAATTAGTGGAAGAAACGTAGAAGAAGAAATAAATGGTGGAGGTTTTAGGCTAGATATGGAGACCACAAACGGAACAATAAATATCAACAGTAAATAA